One window of Alkaliphilus metalliredigens QYMF genomic DNA carries:
- the rplW gene encoding 50S ribosomal protein L23: MTNPHDIIIKPVVTENSMMEMAEKKYTFVVAKKANKIEIKKAVEKIFDVKVEKVNTMNMIGKMKRMGKHIGRRSNWKKAVVTLTDGSKGIEFFEGM; encoded by the coding sequence ATGACAAATCCACACGATATCATTATCAAGCCAGTCGTAACTGAAAATAGTATGATGGAAATGGCTGAAAAAAAATACACTTTTGTTGTGGCGAAGAAAGCCAATAAGATTGAAATCAAAAAGGCTGTTGAGAAAATCTTCGATGTAAAAGTTGAGAAGGTAAACACAATGAACATGATAGGTAAAATGAAGCGAATGGGTAAGCATATCGGAAGAAGATCAAACTGGAAGAAAGCCGTCGTTACTTTAACTGATGGAAGCAAAGGAATTGAATTCTTCGAAGGTATGTAA
- the rplD gene encoding 50S ribosomal protein L4, protein MPKVAVYNVSGQKVSEMELSENIFGVEVNEHVLYEAVKNQLANKRQGTQSAKTRAEVRGGGRKPWKQKGTGRARAGTIRSPLWIGGGTVFAPKPRDHSYTLPRKVKRLALKSALTSKVNNEELLVLDELSLDTPKTKDMVNILKNLNADKKVLLVVGEKNEAIIKSASNIPGVTTALVNTINVYDILNHDKFIITKDAVEKVEEVYA, encoded by the coding sequence ATGCCTAAAGTGGCTGTATATAATGTTTCTGGACAAAAAGTAAGTGAAATGGAATTAAGCGAAAATATATTCGGAGTAGAAGTGAACGAACATGTACTTTATGAAGCAGTTAAAAATCAACTAGCTAATAAAAGACAAGGGACACAATCTGCAAAGACTAGAGCTGAAGTTAGAGGTGGAGGCCGAAAGCCTTGGAAACAAAAAGGAACAGGTAGAGCTCGTGCTGGTACAATCCGTTCACCATTATGGATTGGTGGAGGAACTGTGTTTGCACCTAAGCCAAGAGATCACTCCTATACATTACCTAGAAAAGTGAAGAGACTTGCATTGAAGTCTGCTTTAACGTCGAAGGTAAACAACGAAGAGTTGCTTGTATTGGATGAGTTATCTCTTGATACACCAAAGACAAAGGATATGGTAAACATCCTAAAGAATTTAAATGCAGATAAGAAAGTACTACTTGTGGTTGGTGAGAAAAACGAAGCCATCATTAAATCTGCTAGTAACATCCCAGGAGTAACAACTGCCCTAGTAAATACAATTAACGTATATGATATCTTAAATCATGATAAGTTCATTATTACTAAGGACGCAGTTGAAAAAGTGGAGGAGGTGTACGCATAA